Proteins found in one Plasmodium gaboni strain SY75 chromosome 13, whole genome shotgun sequence genomic segment:
- a CDS encoding hypothetical protein (conserved Plasmodium protein, unknown function), whose translation METIIAPVITLQQAPVVYTTTYRVVPQTVVYTFPNNIPVVKNIHVVPTQQLCLSYAYSSPVTVII comes from the coding sequence ATGGAAACGATAATAGCTCCAGTAATTACATTACAACAAGCCCCTGTCGTTTATACAACGACATATAGAGTTGTACCACAAACAGTTGTATACACCTTTCCAAATAATATCCCTGTagttaaaaatatacatgTGGTTCCTACACAACAATTATGTCTTAGTTACGCCTATAGTTCACCAGTTActgtaataatataa